In one window of Pseudomonas sp. IAC-BECa141 DNA:
- a CDS encoding ABC transporter ATP-binding protein: MSLLEIKNLNVRFGDKNATPVVDGLDLKVDKGEVLAIVGESGSGKSVTMMALMGLIEHPGIVTADSLSFDGKNMLKLNNRQRRQIVGKDLAMVFQDPMTALNPSYTVGFQIEEVLRLHLKMSGKAARKRAIELLEKVEIPGAASRMDAYPHQLSGGMSQRVAIAMAIAGEPKLLIADEPTTALDVTIQAQIMDLLLALQKEQNMGLVLITHDLAVVAETAQRVCVMYAGQAVEVGQVPQLFDIPAHPYSEALLKAIPEHSQGAARLATLPGIVPGRYDRPQGCLLSPRCPYVQDSCRAQRPTLDPKSHSLARCFYPLNQEVA; the protein is encoded by the coding sequence ATGTCACTGTTAGAAATCAAGAATCTCAACGTTCGCTTCGGCGACAAGAACGCCACACCGGTGGTCGACGGCCTCGACCTGAAAGTCGACAAGGGCGAAGTCCTGGCGATCGTGGGCGAGTCGGGCTCCGGCAAGTCGGTGACCATGATGGCGCTGATGGGCCTGATCGAGCACCCGGGCATCGTGACTGCCGACTCGCTGAGCTTCGACGGCAAGAACATGCTCAAGCTGAACAACCGCCAGCGTCGGCAGATCGTCGGCAAAGACCTGGCGATGGTGTTCCAGGACCCGATGACCGCGCTCAACCCGAGCTACACCGTCGGTTTCCAGATCGAAGAAGTGCTGCGCCTGCACCTGAAAATGTCCGGCAAGGCCGCCCGCAAGCGCGCCATCGAGCTGCTGGAAAAGGTTGAGATCCCCGGCGCCGCCAGCCGTATGGATGCCTATCCGCACCAATTGTCCGGCGGCATGAGCCAGCGCGTGGCAATCGCCATGGCAATTGCCGGCGAGCCGAAACTGCTGATCGCAGACGAGCCGACCACTGCACTCGACGTAACCATCCAGGCCCAGATCATGGACCTGCTGCTGGCGCTGCAGAAAGAGCAGAACATGGGCCTGGTGCTGATCACCCACGACCTCGCCGTCGTGGCTGAAACCGCCCAGCGCGTGTGCGTGATGTACGCCGGTCAAGCCGTTGAAGTCGGTCAGGTGCCGCAACTGTTCGACATCCCGGCCCACCCGTACAGCGAAGCGCTGCTCAAGGCGATTCCGGAACACAGCCAGGGTGCCGCGCGTCTGGCCACACTGCCAGGCATCGTTCCCGGCCGTTACGACCGCCCGCAGGGCTGCCTGCTGTCGCCGCGCTGCCCGTACGTGCAGGACAGCTGCCGCGCGCAGCGTCCGACCCTTGACCCGAAAAGCCACAGCCTCGCCCGCTGCTTCTATCCGCTGAACCAGGAGGTGGCGTAA
- a CDS encoding ABC transporter substrate-binding protein — MKMLPLRAAIAAALLSVAVGVSAKPLVVCTEASPEGFDIVQYTTAVTADAAAETVFNRLADFKPGTTEVIPALAESWDISEDGLTYTFHLRKGVKFHTTEYFKPTRDMNADDVVWSFQRQLDPNHPWHKLSSVGFPYFESMGFKELLKSVEKVDDNTVKFTLTRREAPFLADIAMAFSSIYSAEYADQLLKANKTGDLNSKPVGTGPFIFQRYNKDAQVRFKANPDYFRGKAPADALILAIATDNNVRLQKLKANECQIALYPKPDDIPSIKKDSNLKVDELDAMTVSYVAMNTQHKYISDVRVRKAIDIAFDKEAYVNALFGKGNATVAVNPYPPTLLGYNHELKNPPRDLDKARALLKEAGVPEGTTFTLFTRNGGGPTNPNPMLGAQMMQADLAKVGIKIDIRVMEWGEMLKRAKAGEHDMVSAGWAGDNGDPDNFLTPMLSCEAAKNGENYARWCNEKFQALLDEARAKVDPAERAKLYEQAQVLFNQDQPWISMAHTRMFTAMRNNVEGYHISPLTTNNFATTQVK; from the coding sequence ATGAAAATGCTTCCCCTACGTGCGGCCATCGCGGCTGCGTTGCTGAGTGTCGCTGTCGGCGTCTCGGCCAAACCCTTGGTGGTCTGCACCGAAGCCAGTCCGGAAGGCTTCGATATAGTCCAATACACGACTGCAGTCACAGCCGATGCGGCAGCTGAAACGGTGTTCAACCGTCTGGCGGACTTCAAGCCGGGCACCACCGAAGTGATTCCGGCGCTGGCCGAATCCTGGGACATCAGCGAAGACGGCCTGACCTACACGTTCCACCTGCGCAAAGGCGTCAAGTTTCACACCACCGAATATTTCAAGCCGACCCGCGACATGAACGCCGACGACGTGGTCTGGAGTTTCCAGCGTCAGCTGGACCCGAATCACCCGTGGCACAAGCTGTCGAGCGTGGGCTTCCCGTACTTTGAAAGCATGGGTTTCAAGGAACTGCTCAAAAGCGTCGAGAAAGTCGACGACAACACCGTCAAGTTCACCCTGACCCGTCGTGAAGCGCCGTTCCTGGCCGACATCGCCATGGCGTTTTCCTCGATCTATTCGGCCGAATACGCCGACCAGTTGCTCAAGGCCAACAAGACCGGCGACCTGAACAGCAAACCGGTCGGCACCGGGCCGTTCATCTTCCAGCGCTACAACAAGGACGCCCAGGTACGCTTCAAGGCCAACCCGGATTACTTCCGTGGCAAGGCCCCGGCTGACGCACTGATCCTGGCGATCGCCACCGACAACAACGTGCGCTTGCAGAAACTCAAGGCCAACGAGTGCCAGATCGCGCTGTACCCGAAACCGGATGACATCCCGAGCATCAAGAAAGACAGCAACCTGAAAGTCGATGAACTGGATGCGATGACTGTCTCCTACGTCGCCATGAACACCCAGCACAAGTACATCAGCGACGTGCGGGTGCGCAAAGCGATCGACATCGCCTTCGACAAGGAAGCCTACGTCAACGCCCTGTTCGGCAAAGGCAACGCGACCGTTGCGGTCAACCCGTACCCGCCGACCCTGCTGGGCTACAACCACGAGCTGAAAAACCCGCCACGTGACCTGGACAAGGCCCGCGCCCTGCTCAAGGAAGCCGGTGTACCGGAAGGCACCACCTTCACCCTGTTCACCCGCAACGGCGGCGGCCCGACCAACCCGAACCCAATGCTCGGCGCGCAGATGATGCAGGCTGACCTGGCGAAAGTCGGAATCAAGATCGACATCCGGGTGATGGAATGGGGCGAGATGCTCAAGCGCGCCAAGGCCGGCGAGCACGACATGGTTTCGGCCGGATGGGCGGGCGACAACGGCGACCCGGATAACTTCCTGACGCCTATGCTCAGTTGCGAAGCCGCCAAGAACGGCGAAAACTACGCTCGCTGGTGCAACGAGAAATTCCAGGCCCTGCTCGACGAAGCACGGGCTAAAGTAGATCCGGCCGAACGCGCCAAGCTGTATGAACAGGCTCAAGTGCTGTTCAATCAGGATCAGCCATGGATCAGCATGGCCCATACCCGCATGTTCACCGCAATGCGCAACAACGTAGAGGGTTATCACATCAGCCCTCTGACAACCAATAACTTCGCCACCACCCAGGTGAAGTAG
- a CDS encoding ABC transporter substrate-binding protein, which translates to MRHTLVFSALLGAGLLTAASASFAASNSLVFCSEGSPAGFDTAQYTTATDNDAAEPLYNRLAEFEKGATNVVPGLATSWDISEDGLKYTFHLREGVKFHTTPYFKPTRDFNADDVLFTFNRMLDPQQPFRKAYPTEFPYFNGMSLNKNIAKVEKTGPLTVVMTLNSVDAAFIQNIAMSFAAILSAEYADKLLAEGKPSDINQKPIGTGPFVFKSYQKDSNIRYTGNPHYWDQSRVKLKNLIFAINTDASVRVQKLKAGECQITLHPRPADVPALKNDPKLQLIEKPGFNLGYIAYNVRHKPFDQLEVRQALDMAVNKQGILNAVYQGAGQLAVNAMPPTQWSYDDTIKDAAYNPEKAKELLKAAGVKEGTEITLWAMPVQRPYNPNAKLMAEMLQADWAKIGLKVKIVSYEWGEYIKRTKNGEHDISLIGWTGDNGDPDNWLGTLYSCDAIGGNNYSMWCDPAYDKLIKQAKVVTDRDQRTVLYKQAQQLLKQQVPITPVAHSTVNQPLSAKVEGFKVSPFGRNVFSGVSID; encoded by the coding sequence ATGCGCCATACCTTGGTTTTTTCCGCATTGCTGGGCGCCGGTCTGTTGACCGCCGCGTCCGCCAGTTTCGCCGCCAGCAACAGTCTGGTGTTCTGCTCCGAAGGCAGCCCGGCCGGTTTCGATACCGCTCAGTACACAACGGCGACCGATAACGACGCCGCCGAACCGCTGTACAACCGGCTGGCCGAGTTCGAAAAAGGCGCGACCAATGTCGTACCGGGCCTGGCAACCAGCTGGGATATTTCCGAGGATGGTCTCAAGTACACCTTTCACCTGCGCGAAGGTGTGAAGTTTCATACAACGCCGTACTTCAAACCCACGCGCGACTTCAATGCCGACGACGTGCTGTTCACGTTTAACCGCATGCTCGATCCGCAACAGCCATTCCGTAAGGCTTATCCGACCGAGTTCCCGTATTTCAACGGGATGAGCCTCAACAAGAACATCGCCAAGGTCGAGAAGACCGGGCCGCTGACCGTGGTCATGACGCTCAACAGCGTCGACGCCGCGTTCATCCAGAACATCGCCATGAGCTTCGCCGCCATCCTGTCCGCCGAGTACGCCGACAAGCTGCTGGCCGAAGGCAAACCGAGCGACATCAACCAGAAGCCGATCGGCACTGGCCCGTTCGTGTTCAAGAGCTATCAGAAAGACTCGAACATCCGCTACACCGGCAACCCGCATTACTGGGATCAGAGCCGGGTGAAGCTGAAAAACCTGATTTTCGCGATCAATACCGATGCTTCGGTACGCGTGCAAAAGCTCAAGGCCGGCGAATGCCAGATCACGCTGCACCCGCGTCCGGCCGATGTACCGGCACTGAAGAACGATCCGAAACTGCAATTGATCGAGAAGCCGGGCTTCAACCTCGGCTACATCGCCTACAACGTGCGCCACAAGCCGTTCGACCAGCTCGAAGTGCGTCAGGCACTGGACATGGCGGTGAATAAACAGGGGATTCTCAACGCGGTTTATCAAGGCGCCGGCCAACTGGCAGTCAACGCCATGCCGCCGACCCAATGGTCCTACGACGACACCATCAAGGACGCCGCCTACAACCCGGAAAAAGCCAAAGAGCTGCTCAAGGCTGCCGGCGTCAAGGAAGGCACCGAGATCACCCTGTGGGCGATGCCGGTACAACGTCCGTACAACCCGAACGCCAAACTGATGGCCGAAATGCTCCAGGCTGACTGGGCCAAAATCGGTCTGAAAGTGAAGATCGTCAGCTACGAATGGGGCGAGTACATCAAGCGCACCAAGAATGGCGAGCACGACATCAGCCTGATCGGCTGGACCGGTGACAACGGGGATCCGGACAACTGGCTCGGCACGCTGTACAGCTGCGATGCCATCGGCGGCAACAACTACTCCATGTGGTGCGATCCGGCTTACGACAAGCTGATCAAGCAGGCCAAGGTCGTCACCGACCGCGACCAGCGCACCGTCCTCTACAAACAGGCCCAACAACTGCTCAAGCAGCAAGTGCCGATCACGCCTGTCGCCCACTCGACGGTCAACCAGCCGCTGAGCGCCAAAGTCGAAGGGTTCAAGGTGAGCCCGTTCGGTCGCAACGTGTTTTCGGGTGTCAGCATCGATTAA
- a CDS encoding ABC transporter permease subunit, which translates to MSTPTSSVVTAATAVDQSLLYPSPYKEFWQAFARNKGAVAGLMFMLLVIFCAIFAPWVAPHNPSEQYRDFLLTPPAWLEGGQMQFLLGTDELGRDLLSRLIQGSRLSLLIGLSSVVMSLIPGILLGLFAGFFPKVVGPTIMRLMDIMLALPSLLLAVAIVAILGPGLINTVIAIAVVSLPSYVRLTRAAVMGELNRDYVTAARLAGAGLPRLMFITVLPNCMAPLIVQATLSFSSAILDAAALGFLGLGVQPPTPEWGTMLASARDYIERAWWVVSLPGLTILLSVLAINLMGDGLRDALDPKLKNAA; encoded by the coding sequence ATGAGCACTCCAACTTCCTCAGTAGTCACCGCCGCCACCGCCGTGGATCAAAGTCTGCTGTACCCGTCACCGTACAAAGAGTTCTGGCAGGCATTCGCCAGGAACAAGGGCGCCGTCGCCGGCCTGATGTTCATGCTGCTGGTGATTTTCTGCGCGATTTTCGCGCCGTGGGTCGCCCCGCATAACCCGAGCGAGCAATACCGCGACTTCCTGCTGACGCCGCCGGCGTGGCTCGAAGGCGGGCAGATGCAGTTCCTGCTCGGCACCGATGAACTGGGTCGCGACTTGCTGTCGCGTCTGATCCAGGGCTCGCGCCTGTCGCTGCTGATCGGTCTGTCGTCGGTGGTGATGTCGCTGATTCCCGGGATCCTGCTGGGTCTGTTCGCCGGCTTCTTCCCGAAAGTGGTCGGCCCGACCATCATGCGTCTGATGGACATCATGCTGGCTCTGCCATCGCTGCTGCTGGCCGTGGCGATCGTCGCCATCCTCGGCCCAGGCCTGATCAACACCGTGATCGCGATTGCCGTGGTGTCGCTGCCTTCCTATGTGCGTCTGACCCGTGCTGCCGTGATGGGTGAGCTGAACCGCGACTACGTGACCGCCGCGCGCCTGGCCGGTGCCGGGCTGCCACGCCTGATGTTCATCACCGTGCTGCCGAACTGCATGGCACCGCTGATCGTACAGGCGACCCTGAGCTTCTCCTCGGCGATCCTCGATGCCGCCGCCCTGGGCTTCCTCGGCCTCGGCGTCCAGCCGCCAACCCCTGAGTGGGGCACCATGCTGGCTTCGGCCCGCGACTACATCGAACGCGCCTGGTGGGTGGTGAGTCTGCCTGGTTTGACCATTTTGCTCAGCGTGCTGGCAATCAACCTGATGGGCGACGGCCTGCGCGATGCGCTGGACCCGAAACTCAAGAACGCCGCCTGA
- a CDS encoding peptide ABC transporter ATP-binding protein: MAVVLTARDLTRHYEVSRGLFKGHATVRALNGVSFELEAGKTLAVVGESGCGKSTLARALTLIEEPSSGSLKIAGQEVAGADKAQRKQLRKDVQMVFQSPYASLNPRQKIGDQLAEPLLINTNLSASERREKVQAMMKQVGLRPEHYQRYPHMFSGGQRQRIALARAMMLQPKVLVADEPTSALDVSIQAQVLNLFMDMQQEFNTGYVFISHNLAVVQHVADDVMVMYLGRPVEIGPKEDIYARPLHPYTQALLSATPTIHPDPDKPKIKIVGELPNPLNPPPGCAFHKRCPYATARCSSEEPALRQLDTRQVACHYAEQFLDGAA, translated from the coding sequence ATGGCCGTCGTACTTACCGCCCGCGACCTGACCCGTCACTACGAAGTCTCCCGTGGCCTGTTCAAGGGCCACGCCACCGTGCGCGCCCTCAACGGCGTGTCGTTCGAGCTGGAAGCCGGCAAGACCCTCGCCGTCGTTGGTGAATCGGGCTGCGGCAAATCCACCCTCGCCCGCGCCCTGACCCTGATCGAGGAGCCGTCGTCCGGTTCCCTGAAAATCGCCGGGCAGGAAGTGGCAGGCGCCGACAAGGCCCAGCGCAAACAACTGCGCAAAGACGTGCAGATGGTGTTCCAGAGCCCGTACGCCTCGTTGAACCCACGGCAGAAAATCGGTGATCAACTGGCCGAGCCGCTGTTGATCAACACCAACCTGAGTGCTTCCGAGCGTCGCGAGAAAGTCCAGGCGATGATGAAGCAGGTCGGCTTGCGTCCCGAGCACTACCAGCGTTATCCGCACATGTTCTCCGGTGGTCAGCGTCAGCGTATCGCGCTGGCCCGCGCCATGATGCTGCAACCGAAAGTGCTGGTGGCGGACGAACCGACCTCGGCGCTGGACGTGTCGATCCAGGCGCAGGTGCTGAACCTGTTCATGGACATGCAGCAGGAGTTCAACACCGGTTACGTGTTCATCTCGCACAACCTGGCGGTGGTGCAGCACGTGGCCGATGACGTGATGGTGATGTACCTCGGTCGTCCGGTGGAAATCGGTCCGAAAGAGGACATCTATGCCCGTCCTCTGCACCCGTACACCCAGGCGCTGCTGTCGGCGACGCCGACTATCCATCCGGATCCGGACAAGCCGAAAATCAAGATCGTCGGCGAGCTGCCCAACCCGCTGAACCCGCCGCCTGGCTGCGCGTTCCACAAGCGCTGCCCGTACGCCACCGCGCGTTGCAGCAGCGAAGAGCCGGCCCTGCGCCAGCTCGACACCCGTCAGGTAGCGTGCCACTACGCCGAGCAGTTCCTCGACGGCGCGGCATGA
- a CDS encoding OprD family porin, with product MKLSNTAILALAISSITATAYAETQSQAFTPVTVNEKSAQAEATGFLEGSTISGTTRNWYANEQLKRGGKFTYRKDGVATPTDRRINWVQGTIVKYNSGFTEGTVGFSTEVAAYNAIALERDRENLAANNGGAPGTRPGAGNNRTLTREGGEAQGQWSKVGLANVKARISNTTLTAGRMNFSSPQVDVIGNRPLPSSFEGIAIHSEELNNLSFDLASFDRVSPRTEESLSKFRSEYGAIDAEADHVHTGGISYQPFASLTTSLWGTQAEDLWNQYYFGATHVLGDSSVLALTTGLNYYKTVDEGKKKLGEIDNDTYSLSFGLTHQAHTLTFSYQEVNGNEYFDYLHETNGIYLANSLLSDFNGPNEKSFQVAYGLNMAEYGVPGLKFNIYQARGWGIDGTHYKGGGYDGVQSMDGEHHYEYGIGATYAVQSGPLKATTVRATYTAHRASENQADGSINEFRLVTTVPFNIL from the coding sequence ATGAAACTGAGCAATACCGCGATACTGGCCTTGGCCATCAGCAGCATCACCGCCACGGCTTACGCGGAAACCCAAAGCCAGGCGTTCACCCCGGTGACCGTCAATGAAAAGAGCGCCCAGGCCGAAGCCACCGGCTTCCTCGAAGGCTCCACAATCAGCGGCACGACCCGTAACTGGTACGCCAACGAACAACTCAAGCGCGGCGGCAAGTTCACCTATCGCAAGGATGGCGTAGCCACCCCGACCGACCGCCGTATCAACTGGGTGCAAGGCACCATCGTCAAGTACAACTCGGGCTTCACCGAAGGCACCGTCGGTTTCAGCACCGAAGTGGCAGCGTACAACGCCATCGCGCTGGAACGTGACCGCGAGAACCTGGCGGCCAACAATGGCGGCGCACCAGGCACCCGTCCGGGCGCGGGCAACAACCGTACCCTGACCCGTGAAGGCGGCGAAGCCCAGGGCCAGTGGAGCAAAGTCGGCCTGGCCAACGTCAAGGCACGCATCTCCAACACCACCCTGACCGCCGGCCGCATGAACTTCAGCAGCCCGCAGGTTGATGTGATCGGCAACCGTCCGCTGCCATCGAGCTTCGAAGGTATCGCGATCCATAGCGAAGAGCTGAACAATCTGTCCTTCGACCTGGCCTCGTTCGACCGCGTTTCGCCGCGTACCGAAGAAAGCCTGAGCAAGTTCCGCTCCGAATACGGCGCGATCGATGCCGAAGCAGACCACGTTCACACCGGCGGCATCTCGTACCAGCCGTTCGCCAGCCTGACCACCAGCCTGTGGGGCACCCAGGCCGAAGACCTGTGGAACCAGTACTACTTCGGCGCCACCCACGTGCTGGGTGACAGCTCGGTGCTGGCTCTGACCACCGGTCTGAACTACTACAAGACCGTGGATGAAGGTAAGAAGAAACTGGGTGAAATCGACAACGACACCTATTCCCTGTCGTTCGGCCTGACTCACCAGGCGCATACCCTGACCTTCTCCTACCAGGAAGTGAACGGTAACGAGTACTTCGACTACCTGCACGAAACCAACGGTATCTACCTGGCCAACTCCCTGCTGTCGGACTTCAACGGCCCGAACGAGAAATCCTTCCAGGTGGCCTACGGTCTGAACATGGCCGAATACGGTGTGCCAGGCCTGAAGTTCAACATCTACCAGGCCCGCGGCTGGGGCATCGACGGCACTCACTACAAGGGTGGCGGCTACGATGGCGTGCAGTCGATGGACGGCGAACACCACTATGAATACGGCATCGGTGCCACTTATGCCGTACAGAGCGGTCCGCTGAAAGCCACCACCGTTCGCGCGACCTACACCGCGCACCGTGCAAGCGAAAACCAGGCTGACGGCAGCATCAACGAGTTCCGTCTGGTGACCACCGTTCCATTCAACATCCTGTAA
- a CDS encoding MFS transporter yields MTGRLAHLLRPNGYFSLMAWVLAALLFINRLSSMVKLFMALYLRQELGLAIETVGWLLSAYGGGLLIGSMLGGWLSDHVRTARLTAALFFISAWVLVLLGLVTQVPLLAGLLLLSGTLDGAIRTLHQRLIMEYCEVGQRPRAQALSRIARNLGMAAAGVAGGVLAQVDFRWVFFISAGLTLLALLWFVRTTWRRPVLDAEEAPQAQSGAGLPYRDKPFLWLLAATLLLGMAFDTVYSTLGNYLRDYYRLSTEAIGWQFAINAILVVALQIPMSHWGERWGARRPLIAGCVLLAVGLGMLPLGFGLFYACLSTVIWTLGEALFMPPLNVLVMQHAQTGKSGRYFGLFFMAWSASSLLSPVLGGQLYGQFGGHSVWLASAALALLSMPLIYQATRVRPARGAGA; encoded by the coding sequence ATGACAGGGAGGCTCGCTCATCTGCTTCGGCCCAACGGTTATTTCAGCCTGATGGCCTGGGTGCTGGCGGCGCTGCTGTTCATCAATCGCCTGAGCAGCATGGTCAAGCTGTTCATGGCGTTGTACTTGCGCCAGGAACTGGGGCTGGCGATCGAAACCGTGGGCTGGCTGCTCTCGGCGTATGGCGGTGGCTTGCTGATCGGCTCGATGCTCGGTGGATGGCTCAGTGATCACGTGCGCACGGCGCGGCTGACGGCGGCGCTGTTTTTCATCTCTGCGTGGGTTCTGGTGTTGCTGGGGCTGGTCACGCAAGTGCCGTTGCTGGCCGGGTTGTTGTTGCTCAGCGGCACGCTCGACGGGGCGATCCGTACGCTGCATCAACGCTTGATCATGGAGTATTGCGAGGTTGGGCAGCGTCCACGGGCGCAGGCGTTGAGTCGCATCGCCAGGAACCTCGGGATGGCCGCTGCCGGTGTGGCGGGCGGTGTTCTGGCGCAAGTGGATTTTCGTTGGGTGTTTTTCATCAGCGCCGGGCTCACGCTGCTGGCGCTGCTCTGGTTTGTTCGCACGACCTGGCGCCGGCCGGTGCTGGACGCTGAGGAGGCGCCGCAGGCGCAATCGGGTGCGGGCCTGCCGTATCGCGACAAGCCATTCCTCTGGCTGCTGGCAGCGACCCTCCTTCTGGGTATGGCGTTCGACACGGTCTACAGCACCTTGGGCAACTACCTTCGCGACTATTACCGCTTGAGTACCGAGGCCATCGGCTGGCAGTTCGCGATCAATGCGATTCTGGTGGTGGCTTTGCAGATCCCCATGTCGCACTGGGGCGAACGCTGGGGCGCGCGTCGGCCGTTGATCGCCGGTTGTGTGCTGCTGGCGGTCGGGCTCGGCATGTTGCCGCTGGGTTTCGGGTTGTTTTATGCCTGCCTCTCGACCGTGATCTGGACGCTGGGGGAGGCGTTGTTCATGCCACCGTTGAACGTGCTGGTGATGCAACATGCGCAAACCGGAAAAAGCGGTCGCTATTTCGGCCTGTTCTTCATGGCCTGGAGTGCGAGTTCGCTGCTGTCGCCCGTGCTCGGCGGGCAGCTTTATGGCCAGTTCGGGGGGCACAGTGTCTGGCTGGCGAGTGCCGCGCTGGCCTTGCTGTCTATGCCGCTGATTTATCAGGCGACCCGAGTTCGACCCGCAAGAGGCGCAGGCGCTTAG
- a CDS encoding ABC transporter permease subunit translates to MFSFIARRLGLLIPTFFGITLLTFALIRMIPGDPVEVMMGERRVDPEMHAQAMERLGLNKPLYAQYLDYIGKLAHGDLGESLRTRESVWTEFTSLFPATLELSMAALLFAGILGLLAGVIAALKRGSLFDHGVMGISLAGYSMPIFWWGLILIMFFSVSLGWTPVSGRIDLLYDIEPRTGFMLIDTLLADDMGAFVDALHHLILPAIVLGTIPLAVIARMTRSSMLEVLREDYIRTAKAKGLSPSRVVFVHGLRNALIPVLTVVGLQVGTLLAGAVLTETIFSWPGIGKWLIEAIGARDYPVVQNGILLIACLVILVNFVVDILYGFANPRIRHQR, encoded by the coding sequence ATGTTTAGTTTTATTGCCCGCCGACTGGGGTTATTGATCCCCACGTTTTTCGGCATCACCTTGCTGACTTTCGCGTTGATTCGCATGATTCCCGGCGACCCCGTGGAAGTGATGATGGGCGAACGTCGGGTCGACCCCGAAATGCACGCTCAGGCAATGGAACGCCTCGGTCTTAACAAACCGTTGTACGCCCAGTACCTGGACTACATCGGCAAGTTGGCTCACGGCGACCTCGGCGAATCCCTGCGCACCCGTGAGAGCGTATGGACCGAGTTCACCTCCCTCTTCCCGGCGACCCTGGAACTGTCCATGGCCGCCCTGCTGTTCGCCGGTATCCTGGGCCTGCTGGCCGGGGTGATCGCGGCCCTCAAGCGAGGATCCCTGTTCGACCACGGGGTAATGGGCATCTCCCTGGCGGGGTATTCGATGCCGATCTTCTGGTGGGGCCTGATCCTCATCATGTTCTTCTCGGTGAGCCTGGGCTGGACCCCGGTGTCCGGGCGGATCGACCTGCTTTACGACATCGAGCCGCGCACCGGCTTCATGCTGATCGACACTCTGCTGGCCGATGACATGGGCGCGTTCGTCGATGCCCTGCACCACCTGATCCTGCCGGCCATCGTGCTGGGCACCATTCCGCTGGCGGTGATCGCGCGGATGACCCGTTCGTCGATGCTCGAAGTCCTGCGTGAAGACTACATCCGCACCGCCAAGGCCAAAGGCCTGTCGCCGTCGCGCGTGGTGTTCGTGCACGGCCTGCGCAACGCGCTGATTCCGGTACTGACCGTGGTCGGCCTGCAAGTCGGTACCCTGCTCGCTGGCGCGGTCCTGACCGAAACCATCTTCTCCTGGCCCGGCATCGGTAAATGGCTGATCGAAGCCATCGGCGCCCGGGACTACCCGGTTGTGCAAAACGGCATCCTGTTAATCGCCTGCCTGGTGATTCTGGTCAACTTCGTGGTGGACATCCTCTACGGCTTTGCCAACCCACGCATCCGTCATCAGCGCTGA